The Candidatus Bathyarchaeia archaeon DNA segment TTCTGGTTGGTTTAGTGAGTTATGTATTACCTTATTGTTTTCCATATCACCAACACCCTCCAAAAATTAATTCTGCGCAGCTGTATACAAAAGCATCAACAAAACTCACTCTTTTCCGCAGGCTCTGAAAAGTATTAAAGCGCCCAAACCATTAAGTTTGAGATATGCGACCTGGAGAAGAGCTTAAGCGCTTCAAAGCTAAGGACGGCCGCGGAGTAGTTTTGAGGACGCCAAAGTGGGAGGACTTGAATGATTTTCTGGAACTTATAAACTCGCTGGTCGAAGAAGGCGCCGACATTCTTAGGAGTGAAAAGGTTTCGAGGGAAGAGGAGATTGATTTTTTGGCGAGAGTTCTCAGCAACTTAGAAAAAGATAAGTTGTTTTACTTGGTTGCCGAGATAGATGGGAAGGTTGTTGCGGTTTCGGAGATAAACAAGAGAGACGGCTACGAGAAGCATGTGGGCGTGATAGGCATAGCCATTAAGAAAGGTTTCAGAGACGTTGGCATTGGAACTGAAATGATGAAGACGCTAATAGAGCAAGCTAAAAAAATGGGTTTGAAGGTTTTGACGCTTTCAGCTTTTGCAACTAACAAACGCGCACTCCACGTTTACGAAAAAGTCGGATTTGCCAAAACAGGGTTTATTCCCAAAAAGCGTTTTAAAGATGGCAAATATACAGATGAAATAATAATGACTAAACTGCTGGAGTGAAGTAACGCTTTGTCTGGCTTCAAAGTGTTTAATACAAGTTTTAGTTTCCAAACAAAAGGCGAAATAGAATTTGTAGATTTGACAGATAAAGTGCAGGAAGCGGTTGCCAAGTCAAGCGTAAAGAATGGGGTAGTTCACGTTTTTGCGCCTCATGCTACGGGCATATTGGTTTTAACAGAAAACGATTACAGCCTGCTAAATGACATCAAAGCGTTACTTGAGAAATTAGTTCCAAAACATGGTGCATACAATCATCCGTCAAACGCCCATGCGCACTTAAGGTCTCTGCTATTGCCGCCTGACAAAACTTTGCCAGTAGTCGACGGCAGAGTGGAGTTTGGAACCTGGCAATCGCTACTATTCATCGAAACAGATGTGCATTCCAGAAGAAGGACTGTCATAATTCAAGTTATCGGAGAACAATAAGCACATCGACAATAAGAAAACTTTTTTCACTCATGCAAATTCTAGAAATCGTTTGATAATAGCTGTTTCTGTAAAAGTATTACGCTAAACGGTTGCCACACTACAGAAGAACATGCTTCGAATTCTCGCTTGTTTTGGAGTATATTAGATTTAGGTTTTTGTTTAAATTTTCAACATTCTTCAGTTAACAGTACACTATTTTTTTAAATTTATGCGATAATTTGCATATATTCGCTGATGTTTCGCAACCTAAAACTCCGCAGAATTACCAATCGCTTGGGTGTAGTTATTTTAGAAAACAGGGAAGAATCAGTATTGTTTCCTTTAGACTTTGTTTCTTCTAAAGTGTTTTTCACGCATATATGATGATGTATTGAGTGTTCTGCTTTGCGTTTCTATGTATTTATAAGCTTCGTTCCTGTTCGTTCGGGACGAAAGGTTTATTCGCGTGTCCACGTTAAAAGTTACGAGAGCTCGTAAATTCAAGTGATAATCAATGACAACGGAACTTTCCTATGACGCAGAAGAGTATGTAGAAGCAATCTATAAACTCCAGAAACGGAGCGGAGTTGCCAAAACAAAAGAGTTAGCCGCGGAACTGGATGTTGTGCCCGGCTCAATAACAAACACAATCGAACATTTAGAGAAACACGACCTTGTGGAACATGAACCATACAGAGGTGTCAAACTAACAGCGAAAGGCGAGGCGTTGGCTCTACACATTATACGGAGACATAGACTTGCGGAAAGATTACTCACTGACATATTAAATGCTGACTGGAGCGACGTCCACGAAAACGCTTGCAAACTCGAGCATGCCCTAACAGAAGAAGTAATCGCACTTTTAGAAAAGAAGCTTGAATACCCCGCGGTTTGCCCTCATGGAAATCCCATTCCCAGTGAACATGGCGAAATAGAAGAACAAGAATGTTATCCACTAACGGAAATGAGGCTAAACGAAATCTGCAAAGTTGTAAAAATCCCAGACGAGAACCGCGAAAAATTACAGCTCTTGGCAAGTAAAGGAATAAAACCCAACGCAACAATCCATATTGCCAAGCAAAAAGGTGCTCGACTCATTCTCTGCGTAGACGGAAAAGAACGCAGTCTGAGCTGCAGCGATGCTTCTAGCGTTTGGGTCAAACCAATGGAGGCGAAAAAATAATGCGTTTCAGACACAGAAGAGCGGTTGCAAAGCCGCAGGTTGCGACAGACAGCAAAGAAATGGTTTCTCTAACGTGCCTTGAAGAAGGAAAAAGCGGAGTAATAGCTTACACTCATGGAGGTTGCGGGCTCGTTAGAAGACTTGCTGAAATGGGTCTGACACCGGGAGTCGAAGTCAAACTACTCAGAAAATGCCCTTTCCGTGGACCATTAGAAATCGAAGTTAGAGGCACTGCACTTGCGCTTGGCTATGGCGTCGCTTCAAAAGTTTTTGTCAAACCCTCAAGGACTGAAGCTAATGGGTAAACAATTACGCATAGCGTTGGCTGGAAACGCGAACGTTGGAAAAAGCGTAATCTTCAACCAACTCACGGGCTTAAACCAGATAGTGGGGAATTGGCCTGGAAAAACGGTAGAAAGAGCAGAGGGAACACTGCATTTTGAAGGCTACACAATACGCATTATTGATTTGCCAGGCATTTATTCGCTTTCGACTTTTTCTATGGAAGAAATTGTCTCGAGAGATTACATAGCCACTGAAAAACCAGACGTTATAGTAAATGTTGTTGACGCTTCAATGCTTGAGCGTAATTTGTATTTTACGCTTCAACTTTTAGAGCTTGACCCGCCTATTATATTGAATTTGAACCAAGTTGATTTTGCAGCAAAAAAAGGCATAAAAATTGACGCAGAAAAACTTTCATCAGCTCTAGGCGTGCCCGTCACCCAAACGGTTGCAATAACCGGTGCGGGCATAAACGAGCTTCTTTCGACAGTCATAGCGGTTGCAACCGGAGAAGAACAGTTCAAACCATTAAGAGTCACTTACGGAAAAGAAATCGAGAAACGCGTACAAACAATCGAAAAACTTGTCAGCACAAAGCTTCCACAAATCTGTGCAGTTTACCCGGCAAGATGGATTGCAATTAAGCTCCTAGAGAGAGACGAAGACGTTAGTGGAAAAATAAGAAATTACGAAAATGGCAAAGAAGTTCTTGAATACGCAGAAAAGTTAGCTGGTGAATTGGAAAAAATTCACGGTGAACCCTCTCCAGTCATCATAGCATCTGAAAGATACAGTCTTGCAACAAAAATAGCAAAAGCAGTAACAACCGTTGAAACTCCTCCAAAAATAAGTTTAGAGCAAAAAATAGACGCTTTAACCACACACAAGATTCTGGGATATCCCATTCTGGCGGGTATTTTAGCGGCTATTTTCGCGCTAATTTTTATTGGCGGAAACTTTGTGTCCGCAGGTTTTGACTACACTTTTGGCATTTTAACTAGCCAAACTGCAAATGTGTTGTCGCAGTTTCTGCCCGAGATTGCTGTTGACCTAATCAACAAGGGAGTGTTGTCTGGAGTGTTTGCTGGAATTTCCGTAGCCTTACCATACATTGTACCTTTCTACATACTCCTTGCACTTTTAGAAGACAGCGGCTACTTACCACGTGCAGCCTTCCTCATGGACAATTTCATGCACAAAATAGGCTTGCACGGAAAAGCCTTCATACCCTTAATGCTCGGCTACGGATGCAACGTTCCAGCATGCATAGGCTGCAGAATCATGGAAACACAACGTGAACGGCTCCTATCAGCATTTGTAGTCGTTCTGATTCCATGCGCAGCCAGAACCGTAGTAATTCTCGGGCTCGTTGGAAGGTTTGTTGGGTTGCATGCAGCTTTAGGCTTATACATTTTTGATTTAGTTCTTGTTTTTGCCCTAGGAAGAATAGCCTTCAAGGTTTTGCCAGGCGAACCAGTTGGCTTAATCATGGAGATGCCGCCTTACAAAAGGCCGTCTATCAAGAACATTTTAGTGAAAACCTGGAGCAGAACACGCGACTTCGTTTTCATTGCATTCCCAATAATAATAGCTGGAAGCCTAGCAATAGTAGCTTTAGACGCAACCGGATTCACAAATTACATCGTTAACGGCGCAAGTCCACTCATAAGTGGCTGGCTTGGGCTTCCAGTATTAGCTGGCATTCCGTTAATCTTTGGAATTCTACGCAAAGAGTTAACGCTTATCTTGCTTGCAGAGCTTATTCCGCTGCAATCCTTGACGGCTGTTCAAATGATTGTTTTTGCTTTAGTTACGATGATTTACATTCCATGTCTCGCAACAATTGCCGCGTTAAAGCGGGAGTTTGGGTGGAGAAAAGCCTTGACAATAACGCTGATTGACGTTGGGCTTGCTCTTTTTCTGGGCGGAATAGCCTACAGAATTCTATCCATCTAGGAAAAAGAGGTCATTACTCTCATGTGTGTTCTGTCTTTTTGGGAAGCTTAAACGAAAGCAAAAGCGCAGCCACTGCAAACATTGCTAAGAGGTAAAATGCAGCATCCAAACCATACGAGTCAGCGATGAATCCAGCGATTAACTGTGAAATGGAGCCTATGCCAAAGGAAGTGAAGAAGAACACGCCGTAAACTGCTCCTCTCTGGTTTTGTGGAGAAAGAAAACCAGCAAGCGAGTTTAACGCTGGTTGGTGCGCATAAAATGACAAGCCATATAATAGAATGAAAGCAGCAACTCCCACCACATAAATCGGCACAAAAAGAAGACACAAAAAGCCCGCACACACGCCCAAGGATGTGGCAATCAAAACCTTCTTCGAACCAAACATGTCAGCGGCTTTACCACCAATCCATTGTCCAGGAACCCCCGCAGCCAAAACCAACGTGAGAGCCACAGACGCCCACGCCTGGTCAACTTGCCGATTCTCATTAATGTATGTTGGAAAGTACAGTTCGACACCTTTCATGAAAAGTCCAATTGCCACATTGAAAATCAGCAACAACCAAAGCTCGCGAATTTTCAAAGCGTCAATTATTGTTCCGCCATAATTTTTTCCATTGTTAGTTTTCCTGAATTTTTTCGCAAAAAGAAAAGCAAGTAGAATGCACAATATGCCGAAAGTGACGAAAGCCCATGACCAACCAAAAGTTGAGCCTATAATCCATGCTACTGTGGGAGTTAACACGACGCCTAACGTTCCGCCCACTCCATGCAATCCCATGGATTCGGCGACTTTGCCCTTGAAGGCCTTTGAGATAAGCGAGTTTGCAGTGGGGTGGTAAAGGCTAGCCCAAGAAGCCATTAAAATTAGCGCTAAACCGTAAAGATAAATGCTTCTAAACGCGCTTGCAGCAAGCATAATGACTGTGGATAGTCCAGAAAAAGCAAGGCACACAGTAATCGTTTTGGTCTCTCCAATCTTGTCACCTAATGGTCCACCAACTAAAGCGCCAACACCATACAGAAAAGACGCTGCTGTCGAAACGGCGCCTATAACAGATTTTGTCACGCCCAAGTCAGCCATTATCAAAGCCAGCAAAGGCGGTGCAATCACAAACAATGAATGGTTCAGTGAATGTGCCGCGCCTAACAGTAAAATATGAAGCTTTTCAGATAGTTTTTGCTGCGACATCTTTTATCCTTTGTTGATAGCTAAAAACTGCACTTTTCTTATAAAGGCTTAATCGTGCACAAACACTTATTGGTATGTAGAAAAAGGGAAGAGTGGCGAGAGATTGGAGCTTTTTATGCTCCGTAAACTGCTTCTAACCCGAGAATGTCGCCCAATCCCAGCGTCCGCTTGTATGTTTCTCCGTAATTTGCATAGCCGTACATTGTCAGCCAATAGTCAACATCATTGTATAAGTCGGCTAAACCACACCAATGTCCAAACTCGTGCGTCATAATGTTTTGCACGTCAAATTTGCCAGCTTCACCAGAAAGGCTCCACGTATAATATGTGTTCATTCTACAGTCAGTTTCAACTATTCTGGAACCACTGGCCCAAATGTATGTGACGGCTATCACGCCTGCTTGATATGCGCCCCATGAGACAACATTATAGCCGTCTCGTCTTCCAGCGGTTCGGGTTGTTGTGCCTCTATAGCTGAAAACTTGGTAGGCTGTTTCTTTGTCCCACGTGTAGGCTGAAGCAGTTATGGTGTTAACTACGGCTGTTGTGGAAAAGCCGTACTTGTTGCTGGGGTTTATGTAATAGTTAATGGTTGTGTACCAATGGTAACTTAGCAACTTATAATCTGGATTGGTCATGGAGTCATCCGTAGGCGGAATCGCGTAGGTAACGATGACTCTGCCGTAGATTGAGCTTTCAAAAGCATAGGCTGCAGCAGCAGCCGCAAAAATTGGAAGCAAAGCCACAAGCGCCAGCATTAACGCCTTTAACTTTTTCATTTAACCACCTTTAAAAGCATCAAAAGTCTAAAGGAACCAACATATTTATAATTTACTGAATTAGTTATAACCAAAATGTTAACTTCTATTCGGGCGGTTCATGGATGAATGTCGCAGTTAAAGGATTGTGGAATGTTGTTTTAAGCGGCTATCCAAAAACTGGAAAGACCTTGCTTGCAAGACGCTTGGTTGCTGAGCATAGAAATTTTGCGAGAGTGGGCGTTGACGAGTTAAGGCAGATGCTTTTTAACGAAGTTCCACCGTGCCGCGACGAATTTCTAGTGTATTCTTTGATTGCTGAAACGCGTGACATGCTTCTTGAAAAGGGATACAGCGTCATCATTGACTCCACCGCGCCGGATAATGTTACACGTACTTTTCTGCTCGCAACACGAGTTAAAAACGTCAATCGATTAGTTGTTCTATTCAATGTCGAAAGAGAAATAATAATCGAAAGAAACATTGCCTTATTCGGCGACGCAAGCTCGGTTTTTGCTTGGGATGAACGTTGGGAAACACCAAAAGGCGGCATTCCCATATTCAAATTCAAAAGCAACAACGCGGAGGAGTTTGAGGCTTATTATGCACGGCTTAAAGAGTTATTAGAGAGCGAAATTCACCCTTTCAAACCAGAATTTCTACGCCCAACATTGCCACTTAAAAAACTACAGGAAACTTTCAAAACTTTCTTAAGAAAAAAACAGAAATAGGCTCGTGCAGTTTTTATATCCATTGCTTCTTAATCCATTCTTCTACTCCAATCGCTTTCATTTCCCGAAGCCTTTCTATCTTCGTCTTATTGAAAACTTTTGAATATGGGCCTTTTTCTCCCCAGTTTGCTTCGCATGGAAAATCGGAGCATTCAAAACAAAATTCTATTCCCTTCGTAACGCAGCATTTGCGAACTGGACAGCCACTCCAGCCACTACCACCTTTGCAGTTAAATGCGCATGCGCATTTAGAGAGAATTTCGAGCCCTTTTATTGTTTCTTTAGAACTGCCACCTTCGTGGTCAATCCATCCTTCAACTTCAAAATGCGCTCTAACAAGACTTAATAGCTGTTTGGCAGGCATTCTTATAACGTCAGTATACCAATGGCACGTTCGACAGTAATTTCCACAATAACCAATTTCATTCCGTCTTGCTTCTTTCAGTTTTGCACTCTCCATTTTGCAATCACCAATATTGTATAAGTGAGGGCAAATGATTAAGACTCTTTCGAAAAGAGAAGACAAAGCTTCTAAATAATGTCTGTGCATCATTGAATAAAACTACGTTTCTTTCAGCATCCCGAAAGCGAAATAGTACAGGAAGTAATTCATAAAGCAAAAATTCTCGGAAAGCTAATGGCTAATCAGGAAGTCAGCGTTGAAATAGAGCGAGCATAGACTGCCTTGATGAATGGTTTTCTTAAGTTTTTTATGTTCTAGCCGACAGATATAATAAATGAGGAAAGATTGTTTGGAAGCCTACATTCTCCTTAATGCGGAGCCTGGCATGATATGGGAAGTCGCAGAAGCTACGCTTAAAATTGAAGGCGTAAGAAGGGCACATGCGGTAACTGGACAGTTTGACGCTGTAGTCTATGTGGAGTTTCCAAAGATGGAGGATTTGGGTAGAATAATCGAGAAAATCCAGCAACTCAGAGGCGTGCGTGGAACCCAGACGCTGATAGCTATTCCGCCAACCATCAGAAAATAGCCGCAGACACTTCGATTGTTTCCGTAAGTTATGACTTCGAAGCATATTCGACACCTTAGCCATTCACATTTTAGTGCGCCAAAAAACTTGCCAACACCACCACAATAGTCAACAAACCAAAATACAATGTCACTAATTATTGTTAATGTGGGCAAAATGAAAATTTTGAAGCTGTCTAAACTGTGTGATGGCGACATTGTTGAAGCAAAGGTTTAGTATTCTATTCCTTTTCTTGCTTCGAAGCCCTTGTTGTAGGGATGCTTGACCTCACGCATTTCCGTCACTAAATCAGCCAGTTCAATTAGCTCGTTTGGCGCGTATCGCCCAGTTAAAACAAGCTCAACATGTTTCGGCTTAGCCTTTATCAATGCAACAACTCTTTCAGTTTTAATCAGTTTCAAGTTTAAAGCCACGTTAACTTCGTCCAGAATTACTATGTCGTATTCGCCGCCTTTAACAATCTTTTCAGCCAAGGCTAAGGCTTCCTCTGCAAACTGCATATCCGCTTCTGCTGGAGGCTTTTCTGTTACAAATTTTCCTCTGCCGAAAGCTTTCAAAGTTAAGTTTGGAAGTTTATCCACAATGTAAAGCTCGCCGTAGTCGAATCCTCCCTTAATAAACTGGATAATGTAAACCTTTAATCCTCTACCTATCGCTCTTAAGGCAAGCCCAAAAGCTGCTGTGCTCTTTCCTTTACCGTTTCCGGTGTAAACTTGAACGAGTCCTTTTTCAAGTTTAGGCATTGCGTGTTGCCTTCTTCAACTTTCCGCTTAACAGTTTTTCAGCAGCGGATGAAGGGTCTATTTTTCTGTTTAGAATTTTCTGCAATAATTCTTCAAACTTTCCTTCTTTCTTCAGCTCGTCTATTACTACGTTAACTATTTTCTCTTTTACTGCTTCAACCAGTTCAGCTTCAGCCCGCAAGAGACTCTTCTTACGTTCTTCTTCCTTCTCCAAGAAATGTCTATGCTCTTCCAGTTTCTCGATAAGTTGCGAGACTCCTTCACCTGTTAAAGCCGTCGTTTTCAAAATGGGCGGTTTCCATGCAGTTTCCTTACTGTTTAGTTGCAGCATCGCTTGAATATCCATCACGGCTTTGTCTGCGTTTTCTCTATCTGCCTTGTTTACTACGAAGATATCCGCTATCTCCATCAGCCCCGCTTTTATGGCTTGTATGTCATCTCCAAGACCCGGCGCGTGAATAACCACAATCGATTGTGCTACCTTGATTATTTCAACTTCTGACTGCCCCGCTCCCACAGTTTCAACTAAAATAATATCCTTGCCCGCGGCATCCAAAATTTTAACCGCGTCCTTAGTGGCTTTGGCTATTCCTCCGGCGTAATTGCGCGTTGCCATACTCCGTATAAAAACACCCTCATCCGTGCTCAATTCTTGCATACGAATCCTGTCGCCGAGAAATGCGCCTCCCGTGAAGGGACTCGATGGGTCCACGGCTACAACGCCAACTGTTTTGCCCTTGCGCCTGTATTCGCGCACCATTTTCTCAATGAGCGTGCTTTTTCCAGAGCCGCCGGGACCGGTTAGCCCTATTATGTGAGCTTTTCCCGTGTGCGGATAGATTGCAGCTATTAACTTTTGAGCTTCGGGAGTGTTGTCTTCAGCTATAGTTATGGCTCTTGCTATGCTTCTGCGGTTTCCGGCTAGAACACCCTTGACTATCTCGTCAATTGTCAACAAAGCTCATGCACTTTCTGCGGATTTTACGCTCTTTCTGGAACGTTCTCCAATACATACTTGATTATGGTTTCTGTTGGCGTGCCTGGACCAAAAATTTCTTTTATTCCAATTTTCTTCAGTTCTGCAATATCTTCTTCTGGAATTATTCCACCTGCGAAAACCATCACGTCCGTCAAGCCCTTCTGAGAGAGTAACTCCATTATGCGTGGAAAGAGAGCCTTATGCGCTCCAGACAGAATGCTCAATCCAATGACGTCCACGTCCTCTTGCAGTGCAGTCTCAACAATCTGCTCTGGAGTCTGCCTCAACCCCGTGTAGATTACTTCCATTCCAGCGTCTCGCAAAGCGCGGGCTACGACTTTAGCGCCTCTATCATGGCTGTCAAGTCCTGGCTTCGCAATTAACACTCTAATTTTCTTTTTACTCTGCATGTTTTTTCGCCTCTCTAAATTATGATTAACTCCTTATATTCTCCGTAAACTTTTCGCAGCACGTCAGTAATTTCGCCCAATGTCGCATAGGCTTTTACTGCTTCTATTATTGTTGGCATGAGATTTTCATCCTTCTCTGCTGCGTAATGCAGCTTTTCAAGCGTTTCTTTCACTTTTCTGTTGTCACGTTCCCTTTTTAGTTTTTGCAGTCTGGCGACTTGTTCTTTTTCAACCTTTGGGTCGACACGTAAAAGTTCTATTGGACATTTTTCCTCTTCAATGGTATACTCGTTGCAGCCTACGATTATGCGTTTTTTCTCGTCTACTTCCCGTTGATATTTGTAAGCGCTGTCTGCGATTTCTTTCTGGAAAAAGCCTTTCTCTATTGCTGCAATTGCTCCACCCATATCGTCAATTTTTTGGATGTATTCCATGGCTTTCTCTTCCATCTCGTTCGTTAATTCTTCAACGTAATATGAACCGCCAAGCGGGTCAACTGTGTTAGCTACCCCGCTTTCGTAGGCGATTATCTGCTGCGTTCTCAAAGCCACTCTAACAGACTCTTCGGTTGGTAGGCACAAGGCTTCGTCAAATGAGTTAGTATGTAACGATTGGGTTCCGCCTAAAACAGCAGCTAACGCTTGAATTGTCGTGCGCACAATGTTGTTTAATGGCTGTTGCGCCGTCAGTGTACACCCAGAAGTTTGAACGTGCATACGCATCCACATAGACCTCGGGTTCTTAGCCTTAAACCGTTCCTTCATGATTCTCGCCCAGAGTCTTCGGGCTGCGCGGAACTTGGCGATTTCCTCAAAGAAGTCGTTGTGGGATGCGAAAAAGAAGGACAAGCGATGTGCAAACTCGTCCACTTTTAAGCCTCTTTCCAAGGTGGATTCTACATAGGCTATTCCATCATAAAGCGTGAAAGCTAATTCTTGAAGGGCTGTAGCGCCAGCTTCGCGAATGTGGTAGCCGCTTATGCTGACTGGATTCCATTTTGGCAAGTGCCTAGCACAATACTCAATAACGTCTGTGGTAAGTTTCACAGAGGGCTTCGGCGGAAAAATGCACAATTTCTGAGCGAAAAACTCCTTCAAATTATCGTTCTGTGTGGTTCCGCCAATTTTTGTTCTCGGCACTCCTTGTTTATCGCCAACCGCAACGTACATGGCAAGAAGTATGGGTGCTGGCCCGTTTATTGTCATTGAAGTTGTAACCTTGTCCAAGGGTATACCGTCAAATAAGACTTCCATGTCCTGCAAAGAGGATATGGCTACTCCGCACACGCCCACTTCGCCCTTCGCCATGGGATGGTCTGAATCGTAACCCATAATCGTAGGATAATCAAAAGCCGTGCTTAAGCCAGACTCGCCTTCCTTCAGCAAATATTTAAACCGCTTGTTAGTGTCTGCAGCAGTGCCGAAACCCGCGAACATGCGCATAGTCCATAAACGCCCACGATACATTGTCGCGTGGACGCCGCGTGTGAATGGATATTCGCCTGGAAAACCCAAATCACGCATGTAATCTAAGTCTTTAACGTCTTCGGGCGTATACAAACGTTTTATTAGCATTCCAGAGTGATTTCTGAATTCACTCTTGCACTCTTTGCATTGTTCCAGCCATTTTGGAAGCGTCGTTTTTTCCCAGCGTTCACGTTCTTGTTTAAGTTCTTTAATCTGTTTTTCATCAAATATTGTCATGCTCTGCCTCCATTAAGGAGTCGTTACTTTGTGAGGAACATATG contains these protein-coding regions:
- the meaB gene encoding methylmalonyl Co-A mutase-associated GTPase MeaB, encoding MTIDEIVKGVLAGNRRSIARAITIAEDNTPEAQKLIAAIYPHTGKAHIIGLTGPGGSGKSTLIEKMVREYRRKGKTVGVVAVDPSSPFTGGAFLGDRIRMQELSTDEGVFIRSMATRNYAGGIAKATKDAVKILDAAGKDIILVETVGAGQSEVEIIKVAQSIVVIHAPGLGDDIQAIKAGLMEIADIFVVNKADRENADKAVMDIQAMLQLNSKETAWKPPILKTTALTGEGVSQLIEKLEEHRHFLEKEEERKKSLLRAEAELVEAVKEKIVNVVIDELKKEGKFEELLQKILNRKIDPSSAAEKLLSGKLKKATRNA
- a CDS encoding cobalamin B12-binding domain-containing protein, with amino-acid sequence MQSKKKIRVLIAKPGLDSHDRGAKVVARALRDAGMEVIYTGLRQTPEQIVETALQEDVDVIGLSILSGAHKALFPRIMELLSQKGLTDVMVFAGGIIPEEDIAELKKIGIKEIFGPGTPTETIIKYVLENVPERA
- a CDS encoding Lrp/AsnC ligand binding domain-containing protein, coding for MRKDCLEAYILLNAEPGMIWEVAEATLKIEGVRRAHAVTGQFDAVVYVEFPKMEDLGRIIEKIQQLRGVRGTQTLIAIPPTIRK
- the cobO gene encoding cob(I)yrinic acid a,c-diamide adenosyltransferase gives rise to the protein MPKLEKGLVQVYTGNGKGKSTAAFGLALRAIGRGLKVYIIQFIKGGFDYGELYIVDKLPNLTLKAFGRGKFVTEKPPAEADMQFAEEALALAEKIVKGGEYDIVILDEVNVALNLKLIKTERVVALIKAKPKHVELVLTGRYAPNELIELADLVTEMREVKHPYNKGFEARKGIEY
- a CDS encoding FeoA family protein, which produces MRFRHRRAVAKPQVATDSKEMVSLTCLEEGKSGVIAYTHGGCGLVRRLAEMGLTPGVEVKLLRKCPFRGPLEIEVRGTALALGYGVASKVFVKPSRTEANG
- a CDS encoding MFS transporter; this encodes MSQQKLSEKLHILLLGAAHSLNHSLFVIAPPLLALIMADLGVTKSVIGAVSTAASFLYGVGALVGGPLGDKIGETKTITVCLAFSGLSTVIMLAASAFRSIYLYGLALILMASWASLYHPTANSLISKAFKGKVAESMGLHGVGGTLGVVLTPTVAWIIGSTFGWSWAFVTFGILCILLAFLFAKKFRKTNNGKNYGGTIIDALKIRELWLLLIFNVAIGLFMKGVELYFPTYINENRQVDQAWASVALTLVLAAGVPGQWIGGKAADMFGSKKVLIATSLGVCAGFLCLLFVPIYVVGVAAFILLYGLSFYAHQPALNSLAGFLSPQNQRGAVYGVFFFTSFGIGSISQLIAGFIADSYGLDAAFYLLAMFAVAALLLSFKLPKKTEHT
- a CDS encoding secondary thiamine-phosphate synthase enzyme YjbQ, which produces MSGFKVFNTSFSFQTKGEIEFVDLTDKVQEAVAKSSVKNGVVHVFAPHATGILVLTENDYSLLNDIKALLEKLVPKHGAYNHPSNAHAHLRSLLLPPDKTLPVVDGRVEFGTWQSLLFIETDVHSRRRTVIIQVIGEQ
- a CDS encoding metal-dependent transcriptional regulator, whose product is MTTELSYDAEEYVEAIYKLQKRSGVAKTKELAAELDVVPGSITNTIEHLEKHDLVEHEPYRGVKLTAKGEALALHIIRRHRLAERLLTDILNADWSDVHENACKLEHALTEEVIALLEKKLEYPAVCPHGNPIPSEHGEIEEQECYPLTEMRLNEICKVVKIPDENREKLQLLASKGIKPNATIHIAKQKGARLILCVDGKERSLSCSDASSVWVKPMEAKK
- a CDS encoding DUF3795 domain-containing protein; translation: MESAKLKEARRNEIGYCGNYCRTCHWYTDVIRMPAKQLLSLVRAHFEVEGWIDHEGGSSKETIKGLEILSKCACAFNCKGGSGWSGCPVRKCCVTKGIEFCFECSDFPCEANWGEKGPYSKVFNKTKIERLREMKAIGVEEWIKKQWI
- the feoB gene encoding ferrous iron transport protein B, which encodes MRLAMASLQKFLSNPQGLKLMGKQLRIALAGNANVGKSVIFNQLTGLNQIVGNWPGKTVERAEGTLHFEGYTIRIIDLPGIYSLSTFSMEEIVSRDYIATEKPDVIVNVVDASMLERNLYFTLQLLELDPPIILNLNQVDFAAKKGIKIDAEKLSSALGVPVTQTVAITGAGINELLSTVIAVATGEEQFKPLRVTYGKEIEKRVQTIEKLVSTKLPQICAVYPARWIAIKLLERDEDVSGKIRNYENGKEVLEYAEKLAGELEKIHGEPSPVIIASERYSLATKIAKAVTTVETPPKISLEQKIDALTTHKILGYPILAGILAAIFALIFIGGNFVSAGFDYTFGILTSQTANVLSQFLPEIAVDLINKGVLSGVFAGISVALPYIVPFYILLALLEDSGYLPRAAFLMDNFMHKIGLHGKAFIPLMLGYGCNVPACIGCRIMETQRERLLSAFVVVLIPCAARTVVILGLVGRFVGLHAALGLYIFDLVLVFALGRIAFKVLPGEPVGLIMEMPPYKRPSIKNILVKTWSRTRDFVFIAFPIIIAGSLAIVALDATGFTNYIVNGASPLISGWLGLPVLAGIPLIFGILRKELTLILLAELIPLQSLTAVQMIVFALVTMIYIPCLATIAALKREFGWRKALTITLIDVGLALFLGGIAYRILSI
- a CDS encoding AAA family ATPase — its product is MNVAVKGLWNVVLSGYPKTGKTLLARRLVAEHRNFARVGVDELRQMLFNEVPPCRDEFLVYSLIAETRDMLLEKGYSVIIDSTAPDNVTRTFLLATRVKNVNRLVVLFNVEREIIIERNIALFGDASSVFAWDERWETPKGGIPIFKFKSNNAEEFEAYYARLKELLESEIHPFKPEFLRPTLPLKKLQETFKTFLRKKQK
- a CDS encoding GNAT family N-acetyltransferase → MRPGEELKRFKAKDGRGVVLRTPKWEDLNDFLELINSLVEEGADILRSEKVSREEEIDFLARVLSNLEKDKLFYLVAEIDGKVVAVSEINKRDGYEKHVGVIGIAIKKGFRDVGIGTEMMKTLIEQAKKMGLKVLTLSAFATNKRALHVYEKVGFAKTGFIPKKRFKDGKYTDEIIMTKLLE